A window of Rhizobium acidisoli contains these coding sequences:
- a CDS encoding carbohydrate ABC transporter permease, which yields MSGTWLTTRAWLLMLPLLVVMISVIGWPLIDTVGLSFTDAKLVGTEGSFVGIDNYARMISGSNFQRTLITTAWFAIVSVAAEMVIGVLAALLLNQQFRGRTALRALMILPWALPTVVNATLWRLIYNPEYGALNAALTQLGLLDAYRSWLGEPGTALAALIVADCWKNFPLVALIALAALQAVPRDITAASLVDGAGAFARFRFVILPYLAGPLMVALVLRTIEAFKVFDIIWVMTRGGPANSTRTLSILVYQEAFSFQRAGSGASLALIVTLLVTLLAAGYAALVRKTAGSAA from the coding sequence ATGTCGGGCACTTGGCTGACAACCCGCGCGTGGCTGTTGATGCTGCCGCTTCTCGTGGTCATGATATCGGTTATCGGCTGGCCTTTGATCGATACGGTCGGCCTCTCCTTCACCGATGCCAAGCTCGTCGGCACCGAGGGCAGCTTCGTCGGCATCGACAATTACGCCAGGATGATCTCGGGCTCGAATTTCCAGCGCACGCTGATCACCACTGCATGGTTCGCGATCGTCTCGGTCGCCGCCGAAATGGTGATCGGCGTCCTTGCCGCTCTGCTGCTGAACCAGCAATTCCGCGGCCGTACTGCGCTCCGCGCCCTGATGATCCTGCCCTGGGCGCTGCCGACCGTCGTCAACGCCACGCTCTGGCGGCTGATCTACAATCCGGAATATGGCGCGCTGAACGCCGCGCTGACGCAGCTCGGCCTACTCGACGCCTATCGCTCCTGGCTTGGCGAACCCGGCACGGCGCTCGCCGCTCTCATCGTCGCCGACTGCTGGAAGAACTTCCCGCTGGTGGCGCTGATCGCGCTGGCCGCACTCCAGGCCGTGCCACGAGACATTACCGCCGCCTCGCTCGTCGACGGCGCCGGCGCTTTCGCCCGCTTCCGCTTCGTCATCCTGCCCTATCTCGCCGGCCCGCTGATGGTGGCGCTGGTGTTGCGCACGATCGAAGCCTTCAAGGTGTTCGACATCATCTGGGTGATGACCCGCGGCGGTCCGGCCAACAGCACGCGCACGCTGTCGATCCTCGTCTATCAGGAAGCCTTCTCCTTCCAGCGGGCGGGCTCGGGCGCATCGCTCGCCTTGATCGTCACGCTGCTGGTGACCCTGCTGGCCGCCGGCTATGCCGCCCTGGTGCGCAAGACGGCCGGGAGTGCGGCCTGA
- a CDS encoding SIS domain-containing protein — MNMTTERTRPAGLAAIDREMARQHADALASYEAAAPMAEKAAASLEKTGRLLLLGMGGSHAVNRAVEPLYRALGIDAVALPLSEQLGQPLPIDGRTIFVTSQSGESAEVLRWFEETGGMQETFGLTLEATSFLANTAPSLVGVGGTELAFAATRSLTVTFALHLAILAALGEDPAAALAVLRTPEDHDIAAALAALENVATVVTSGRRLQGVAEALALGLIELSRRPCFSLEGGQLRHGPMEMLGPEIGLVLFRGLDETAGLVTAMAVSAVETGAPVILFDASGQAPVVGAVTIRFTAATGLAAIFAMLPVAQRLMIAFADARVENAGTPVRSTKITRSE; from the coding sequence ATGAACATGACGACAGAAAGAACCCGGCCGGCCGGACTTGCCGCGATCGACCGCGAGATGGCGCGTCAGCACGCCGATGCGCTCGCCTCCTACGAAGCCGCCGCGCCGATGGCGGAAAAAGCCGCTGCCTCGCTTGAGAAGACCGGCCGGCTGCTCTTGCTCGGCATGGGCGGCTCGCATGCCGTCAACCGCGCCGTCGAACCGCTCTACCGGGCCCTCGGCATCGATGCGGTCGCCTTGCCGCTCTCCGAGCAGCTCGGCCAACCGCTGCCCATTGACGGCAGGACGATCTTCGTCACCTCGCAATCCGGCGAAAGCGCCGAAGTCCTGCGCTGGTTCGAAGAGACCGGCGGCATGCAGGAGACCTTCGGCCTGACGCTCGAAGCCACTTCATTCCTCGCAAACACCGCCCCGTCGTTGGTGGGTGTCGGTGGCACCGAGCTTGCCTTTGCCGCGACCCGCAGCCTGACCGTGACCTTCGCCCTGCATCTGGCAATCCTTGCTGCCCTCGGAGAAGATCCCGCGGCCGCACTCGCCGTCCTCAGGACGCCCGAAGACCATGACATCGCCGCTGCCCTCGCCGCCCTCGAAAACGTCGCGACCGTCGTCACCTCGGGCCGGCGCCTGCAGGGTGTTGCCGAGGCGCTGGCGCTTGGGTTGATCGAATTGTCGCGCCGTCCCTGTTTCTCCCTCGAAGGCGGCCAGCTGCGCCATGGGCCGATGGAGATGCTGGGGCCTGAGATCGGTCTCGTGCTGTTCCGCGGCCTGGATGAGACGGCCGGCCTGGTAACAGCGATGGCAGTCTCCGCCGTCGAGACTGGCGCACCGGTCATCCTGTTCGACGCATCCGGCCAAGCACCGGTCGTCGGCGCAGTGACAATCCGCTTTACCGCCGCGACGGGCCTTGCGGCAATCTTCGCCATGCTGCCGGTCGCCCAGCGGCTGATGATCGCCTTTGCCGACGCCCGTGTAGAAAATGCCGGAACGCCGGTCCGTTCCACCAAGATTACCCGGAGTGAATGA
- a CDS encoding carbohydrate ABC transporter permease, whose amino-acid sequence MERQSPLFSAFIHLCALLLAAVILAPILWLFIMSISPAADLAAKPLRWWPQTADFSRYAVLLSTLENSAGAAFTASLRNSIEVAGMATIAAIALAIPAGWAVSRTPSVGWSLSMVIATYMLPPVALAVPLYMGLSHLGMLNNVFGLALVYLTILAPFTTWLMKSGFDSIPREIESAAMIDGAGLFQTLRIITLPLAAPVVATSSLFAFLLAWDEFFYALLFTSDQRAKTLTVAIADLAGGRVSDYGLIATAGVLAALPPVLIGLVMQRALISGLTSGGVKG is encoded by the coding sequence ATGGAACGCCAAAGCCCGCTCTTCTCAGCCTTCATTCACCTTTGCGCGCTGCTGCTTGCCGCCGTCATCCTGGCGCCGATCCTCTGGCTCTTCATCATGAGTATCTCGCCTGCCGCCGACCTTGCGGCGAAGCCGCTGCGCTGGTGGCCGCAAACGGCGGATTTCTCTCGCTACGCCGTGCTGCTTTCGACGCTCGAAAATAGTGCCGGCGCCGCCTTTACCGCGTCGCTGCGCAATAGCATCGAGGTAGCGGGCATGGCGACGATCGCCGCCATCGCGCTTGCCATTCCGGCCGGCTGGGCGGTGTCGCGCACGCCTTCTGTCGGATGGTCGCTGTCGATGGTGATCGCCACCTATATGCTGCCGCCGGTGGCCCTCGCCGTCCCGCTCTATATGGGTCTCTCCCATCTCGGCATGCTGAACAACGTCTTCGGCCTTGCCTTGGTCTATCTGACCATCCTGGCACCCTTCACCACCTGGCTGATGAAATCGGGCTTCGATTCCATCCCGCGCGAGATCGAATCCGCCGCAATGATCGACGGCGCCGGCCTGTTCCAGACGCTGAGGATCATCACGCTGCCGCTCGCCGCCCCCGTGGTCGCGACATCCAGCCTCTTTGCATTCCTGCTGGCCTGGGATGAATTCTTCTATGCGCTGCTCTTCACCTCCGACCAGCGCGCCAAGACACTGACCGTCGCCATTGCCGATCTCGCCGGCGGCCGCGTTTCCGATTACGGACTGATCGCCACGGCAGGCGTGCTCGCCGCCCTGCCCCCGGTGCTGATCGGTCTCGTCATGCAACGCGCCCTGATTTCAGGGCTCACCAGCGGCGGCGTCAAGGGATGA
- a CDS encoding lipopolysaccharide biosynthesis protein, with amino-acid sequence MSSVSQRTATASIWTISGKFLARMLDFVSLLVLARLLSPADFGLVAIATSVLVIVEAILDLPLTQALMRQSSPSDDMFATAFTLSLLRGLAISLLMMIISWPMALVYEDSRLFALVAVLSIAPAMRSVVSPRMVLFMQRFDFKREFALDLIAKGSTLLFGVGVAVATGSYWGLAIGAVAGPTAAMITSYVLAPMRPTFSLSEWKHFQDMISWNTVSQVLSSINWQLDRLLLPRFTGLSTFGAFSVADNIAGIPYQTFVGPLLRPLMAAFSTVEDRRNLIAAYLKATNAITFVAAPILIALALLAEPTVRILVGEKWASAAPILQWLCLVSLLGLPTNMMPPLAMVMNNTRYVALRMFVEFAVRVPVTILGIAYFQVAGALGARIVAVLVAYGASLVITRRLIGASFAAQLNSFFRPLAASLPMIAFLLWVGPMLVAMPVGVTLVVCVALCGGVAAGIFWAGALLLWQMVGRPDGIETIVVQRLMPRRNEVLTS; translated from the coding sequence ATGTCAAGCGTATCTCAGAGGACGGCGACGGCGAGCATCTGGACGATCAGTGGAAAATTCCTCGCGCGGATGCTCGATTTCGTCAGCCTCCTTGTCCTGGCGAGGCTGCTGAGCCCTGCGGATTTCGGCCTGGTTGCGATCGCCACGTCGGTCCTGGTCATCGTCGAGGCAATCCTGGACCTGCCGTTGACGCAGGCGCTGATGCGTCAATCGTCGCCTTCGGACGACATGTTCGCCACGGCCTTCACCCTCAGCCTGCTGAGAGGGCTGGCCATCAGCCTGCTGATGATGATCATCTCCTGGCCAATGGCGCTGGTCTACGAAGATTCCCGGCTTTTCGCCCTTGTCGCCGTTCTCTCGATCGCGCCCGCCATGCGCAGCGTGGTCAGTCCGCGCATGGTTCTTTTCATGCAGCGGTTCGATTTCAAACGCGAGTTCGCGCTCGATCTCATCGCCAAGGGATCGACATTGCTGTTCGGGGTGGGGGTAGCTGTAGCAACAGGCAGCTATTGGGGGCTGGCGATCGGAGCGGTCGCCGGCCCGACCGCGGCAATGATCACCTCCTATGTTCTTGCGCCCATGCGACCGACATTCAGCCTTTCCGAATGGAAGCATTTTCAGGACATGATCAGCTGGAATACCGTGTCGCAGGTGCTGAGTTCGATCAACTGGCAGCTGGACCGGCTGCTTCTGCCGCGTTTTACCGGCCTGTCGACGTTCGGCGCCTTCAGCGTCGCCGACAATATCGCCGGTATTCCGTATCAAACCTTTGTCGGACCGTTGCTACGCCCGCTGATGGCGGCCTTCTCCACGGTCGAAGACCGCCGCAACCTGATCGCCGCCTATCTGAAGGCGACCAATGCGATCACCTTCGTCGCAGCACCCATTCTCATTGCGCTTGCCCTTCTCGCCGAACCGACGGTGCGCATCCTCGTCGGCGAGAAATGGGCATCGGCTGCGCCGATCCTGCAGTGGCTGTGCCTTGTCAGCCTGCTTGGTCTTCCCACGAACATGATGCCGCCATTGGCTATGGTCATGAACAATACCCGTTATGTCGCTCTCCGGATGTTTGTCGAGTTCGCCGTCAGGGTCCCGGTCACCATTCTGGGCATCGCCTATTTTCAGGTGGCGGGGGCACTCGGTGCGCGGATCGTGGCAGTCCTCGTCGCCTATGGCGCATCGCTCGTCATCACACGGCGGCTGATCGGCGCGAGTTTTGCCGCGCAATTGAATTCCTTTTTCCGGCCGCTGGCCGCGAGCCTGCCGATGATCGCCTTCCTGCTCTGGGTGGGGCCGATGCTCGTCGCCATGCCAGTCGGCGTCACTCTTGTCGTCTGTGTGGCGCTTTGCGGCGGGGTGGCCGCGGGCATTTTCTGGGCCGGCGCCTTGCTGCTGTGGCAGATGGTCGGAAGGCCCGACGGTATCGAGACCATCGTCGTTCAGAGGCTCATGCCGCGACGGAACGAGGTTCTCACCTCATGA
- a CDS encoding PfkB family carbohydrate kinase, producing the protein MRPLAVIGNVNVDLILGPAAPWPKAGTEIIVDHDELRVGGSAGNSALAWQALGIEFEIAANIGSDQFGRWLAEAFGQRSENWPVRPEKTTLSVGITHPDGERTFFTTTGHLPRFSLADVFAVIDGARLRGGYALLCGAFLTDDLTKEYDALFDWAGSHDITVALDTGWPLDGWTAENCAATRAWLSRSGIALLNEVETTTLAGIADPIKAAHEIRSHMPEGAIIVVKRGPDGAIAIGPDGQLVSVEAPLVEVVDTIGAGDVFNAAFLAALAKDEPLLSCLTAGTEVASRAISTLPRSYGGPTSVEEAVS; encoded by the coding sequence ATGCGGCCGCTTGCAGTCATCGGCAACGTCAATGTCGACCTCATCCTCGGACCGGCCGCCCCCTGGCCGAAGGCCGGGACGGAAATCATCGTCGATCATGACGAGCTCAGGGTCGGCGGATCGGCCGGCAACAGCGCGCTCGCCTGGCAGGCGCTCGGCATCGAATTCGAAATCGCCGCCAATATCGGCAGCGACCAGTTCGGCCGCTGGCTCGCCGAAGCCTTCGGTCAGCGTTCTGAGAACTGGCCGGTCCGTCCTGAGAAGACGACGCTCTCCGTCGGCATCACCCATCCGGACGGCGAGCGCACCTTCTTCACGACGACGGGCCACCTGCCTCGCTTCAGTCTCGCCGATGTCTTCGCCGTCATCGACGGCGCAAGGCTCCGGGGCGGCTACGCGCTTCTCTGCGGCGCCTTCCTGACCGATGATCTGACGAAGGAATACGACGCCCTCTTCGATTGGGCCGGCAGCCATGACATCACCGTCGCGCTCGACACCGGCTGGCCGCTCGACGGCTGGACGGCAGAAAACTGCGCGGCGACGCGCGCCTGGCTTTCCCGCAGCGGCATCGCGCTGCTGAACGAGGTCGAGACGACGACGCTTGCCGGCATTGCCGATCCGATCAAGGCTGCCCACGAAATCAGGTCGCACATGCCGGAAGGCGCGATTATCGTCGTCAAACGCGGCCCGGATGGCGCCATCGCCATCGGGCCGGATGGCCAGTTGGTTTCGGTGGAGGCACCCCTCGTCGAGGTCGTCGATACGATCGGCGCCGGCGATGTCTTCAATGCCGCCTTCCTCGCCGCGCTCGCAAAGGACGAACCTCTGCTTTCCTGCCTGACGGCAGGCACCGAGGTCGCCTCGCGCGCCATTTCCACCCTGCCCCGCAGCTACGGTGGCCCGACATCCGTAGAGGAGGCCGTGTCATGA
- a CDS encoding ABC transporter ATP-binding protein, whose translation MSALDIQNIRKTYGEIETLKGIDISLESGEFLVLLGSSGCGKSTLLNIIAGLAEATSGDVRIGGRSVLGVHPKDRDIAMVFQSYALYPNLTVHRNIGFGLEMRKVPAPERDRAVRDAAKLLQIENLLERKPSQLSGGQRQRVAIGRALVRKPEVFLFDEPLSNLDAKLRMEMRTEIKRLHQMLKTTVVYVTHDQIEAMTLASRIAVMRDGRIEQLGTPEEIYNHPATLYVATFVGAPPMNLLKATVRDGRLALSGSDATLPLPARFHDTAGNGRDLILGIRPEALRTDGAGLSLEATAEVSELTGPELVVTALAGNQRLMACLPPRTPIRDNEKLTLFFDEEAMHLFDLETGLSCLGEQ comes from the coding sequence ATGAGCGCGCTCGACATCCAGAACATCCGCAAGACCTATGGCGAGATCGAGACGCTGAAAGGCATCGACATCTCGCTGGAAAGCGGCGAATTCCTCGTGCTGCTCGGCTCGTCGGGCTGCGGCAAGTCCACGCTCCTGAACATCATTGCCGGCCTTGCCGAGGCAACGAGCGGCGACGTCAGGATCGGCGGGCGCTCGGTGCTCGGCGTGCATCCGAAGGACCGCGACATCGCCATGGTCTTTCAATCCTATGCGCTCTATCCCAATCTGACGGTGCACAGGAACATCGGCTTCGGCCTGGAAATGCGCAAGGTGCCGGCGCCCGAGCGCGACAGGGCGGTGCGCGACGCTGCAAAACTGCTGCAGATCGAAAACCTCCTCGAGCGCAAGCCGAGCCAGCTTTCCGGCGGCCAGCGCCAGCGCGTCGCGATCGGCCGCGCGCTGGTGCGCAAGCCGGAAGTCTTCCTCTTCGACGAGCCGCTCTCCAATCTCGACGCCAAGCTGCGCATGGAGATGCGCACCGAGATCAAACGGCTGCATCAGATGCTGAAGACGACGGTCGTCTACGTCACCCATGACCAGATCGAGGCGATGACGCTGGCGAGCCGCATCGCCGTCATGCGCGACGGCCGCATCGAGCAGCTCGGTACGCCTGAGGAAATCTACAATCATCCGGCTACGCTCTATGTCGCCACCTTCGTCGGCGCGCCGCCGATGAACCTGCTGAAGGCGACGGTGCGTGACGGCCGCCTGGCGCTTTCAGGCTCCGATGCCACCCTGCCCCTGCCCGCCCGTTTCCACGATACGGCCGGCAATGGCCGCGACCTCATCCTCGGCATCCGTCCCGAGGCGCTTCGCACCGACGGCGCCGGCCTGTCGCTCGAGGCAACCGCGGAGGTTTCGGAACTGACCGGTCCGGAGCTCGTTGTCACCGCCCTTGCGGGAAATCAGCGGCTGATGGCCTGCCTGCCGCCGCGCACGCCGATCCGCGACAATGAAAAACTGACCCTATTCTTCGACGAGGAGGCGATGCATCTCTTCGACCTGGAAACCGGCCTCAGTTGCCTCGGCGAGCAATAG
- a CDS encoding glycoside hydrolase family 16 protein, producing the protein MRYGISAKWLGLLVVLGLGALPGQPSVAQEPLNIDAYQLTFDESFDSLDVSAWGEKSSRWIAHTPWNGDFGDARFTDPAPGFPFTTDQGILKIEARKEADGTWRSGLLSSVNPKGEGFSQQFGYFEARMKLPPGKGVWPAFWLIGLDRSKYTAEIDVLEYYGRAPYEFSMGFHIWRQSQGGQNSTGGYWKTVEDGILNSEYHTYGVDIQADKTTFYLDRQYLWSFDTPKEFHMPFYPLVNLALGSGWPIDETPNPSILLVDYIHVYKRKPADAAN; encoded by the coding sequence ATGCGTTACGGGATATCTGCCAAGTGGCTCGGTCTGCTCGTCGTTCTCGGCCTGGGCGCGTTGCCCGGCCAGCCCAGCGTGGCCCAGGAACCGCTCAATATTGATGCATACCAGCTGACATTCGACGAGAGTTTCGACAGCCTCGACGTTTCGGCCTGGGGAGAGAAGAGCTCCCGCTGGATCGCCCATACGCCCTGGAACGGCGATTTCGGTGATGCCCGTTTCACCGATCCGGCTCCCGGCTTTCCGTTTACCACCGATCAGGGAATTCTGAAGATCGAAGCGCGCAAGGAGGCCGATGGCACCTGGCGTTCAGGCTTGCTGTCGTCGGTGAACCCGAAGGGCGAAGGTTTCTCGCAGCAGTTCGGCTATTTCGAAGCACGGATGAAGCTGCCGCCGGGCAAGGGTGTCTGGCCGGCCTTCTGGCTCATCGGGCTCGACCGGTCGAAATACACAGCCGAGATCGACGTGCTGGAATATTACGGCCGCGCGCCTTACGAATTCAGCATGGGTTTTCATATCTGGCGTCAGAGCCAAGGCGGGCAGAACTCGACCGGCGGCTATTGGAAAACGGTCGAGGATGGGATTTTAAACAGCGAGTATCATACCTACGGCGTCGATATTCAGGCTGACAAGACGACCTTTTATCTGGATCGGCAATACCTTTGGAGCTTCGACACACCGAAGGAGTTCCACATGCCGTTCTATCCGCTGGTCAATCTGGCGCTCGGCTCGGGATGGCCGATCGATGAAACGCCGAACCCTTCCATTCTGCTCGTCGACTATATCCATGTTTACAAGCGAAAGCCCGCCGACGCGGCGAATTGA